From the genome of Pelmatolapia mariae isolate MD_Pm_ZW linkage group LG12, Pm_UMD_F_2, whole genome shotgun sequence, one region includes:
- the LOC134638906 gene encoding uncharacterized protein LOC134638906 → MKIAVVGATGQTGQYLVNQALQQGHVVTALVRNAGKLTVTHENLKVVTTDIFSADSLKTHFKDQDVVMSCLGFPASFFTGVTGYTRSMTAMVSAMQETRVNRIITMTSWYTEPNSGTQSSYLIRFLLLPLIRSVLSNMYEMEQFLQKTEDINWTVVRPPGLKNLPATAQEFLTHEGYFVPDNNGQPPSSAVGRGDVARFMLSLLNSNAWVKKGVAITTK, encoded by the exons ATGAAGATCGCCGTGGTGGGAGCCACTGGGCAGACTGGACAGTATCTGGTCAACCAGGCCCTGCAGCAAGGCCACGTGGTCACAGCCCTCGTCAGGAACGCGGGGAAGCTCACCGTGACTCATGAGAATCTCAAG GTGGTGACGACTGATATTTTCTCGGCAGACAGTCTGAAGACTCATTTCAAAGACCAGGATGTCGTCATGTCCTGCCTCGGCTTCCCAGCCTCCTTCTTCACCGGGGTGACGGGCTACACTCGGTCCATGACTGCTATGGTCAGTGCGATGCAAGAGACCCGGGTGAACAGGATCATCACCATGACCTCCTGGTACACAGAGC caaACTCTGGAACTCAGTCATCGTACCTGATCAGATTCCTCCTGCTGCCATTAATCCGAAGTGTCCTCAGCAACATGTATGAGATGGAGCAGTTTCTGCAGAAGACGGAGGACATCAACTGGACTGTGGTGCGTCCACCTGGCCTGAAGAACCTTCCGGCCACAG ctcAAGAGTTTCTAACCCATGAGGGATACTTTGTGCCTGACAACAACGGTCAACCTCCAAGCAGCGCAGTAGGAAGAGGAGACGTGGCTCGCTTCATGCTCTCTCTGCTCAACAGCAACGCCTGGGTCAAGAAGGGAGTCGCCATCACTACTAAATAA
- the LOC134638707 gene encoding long-chain-fatty-acid--CoA ligase ACSBG2-like, producing MKSNSPAVMDGDIESIPAPAESDATDLKNYKSVILNGKSKTGDFSATLAPKIHPPSNTELPTQPPMSSEQKGATEGFSTEEPKAVPLSTAHLATTLAPADQLWSSGREQAVRLRMEESGPGSEAPITVHQMFLETVEKYGDHPALVSKKDGQWMTLTWNQYYEQCRAAAKSFLKLGLERYHGVGILGFNSAEWFISDIGCILAGGLAAGIYTTNSPEACQYVAANCEANVLVVENQKQLDKILQVKDHLPHLRAIVQYKGELQQKAPFLYTWEEFMKLGEDVPDEQLNAVIDSLRPNECCTLIYTSGTTGNPKGVMLSHDNITWTAHVGCTILKAKGGEEILVSYLPLSHVAAQMVDIWVCMALAGTVYFADPDALKGSLVNTLKEVRPTCFLGVPRVWEKIEEKMKAAGAKASPMKKRVADFAKSIGLQYSYSVMNGKNQVPWGFMLANNLVFKKVRSALGLDRCKICCTGAAPITKDTLDYFMSLNIPVKELYGMSESCGPHTVSIDEYRVTSCGKVMLGCKVKLVNTDADGNGEICFWGRNIFMGYLNMPDKTAEALDEDGWLHTGDLGRYDEQDFLYITGRIKELIITAGGENIPPVPIEDAVKSELPIISNAMLIGDKLKFLSMLLTLKCVVDDNGEPTDELNQEALEFCQQHGVKATKVSEITANKEPAIYSAIQAGIERVNARSTSNAQKVQKWVIVEQDFSVTGGELGPTMKLRRPIVVKMYQEKINEMYAVAAGKQ from the exons atgAAGAGCAATAGCCCTGCAGTTATGGACGGTGACATTGAAAG CATTCCTGCTCCTGCTGAGTCAGATGCCACAGATTTAAAGAACTACAAATCTGTCATACTCAATGGGAAATCCAAGACGGGCGACTTCAGTGCAACACTGGCTCCAAAGATCCATCCACCCAGTAACACTGAGTTACCGACCCAGCCTCCCATGTCGTCTGAGCAGAAGGGAGCTACTGAAGGATTTTCCACAG AAGAGCCCAAGGCAGTTCCCCTATCAACGGCCCATTTGGCAACAACTCTAGCCCCAGCTGACCAGTTATGGAGCAGCGGCAGAGAGCAGGCAGTGAGGCTGAGGATGGAGGAATCAGGGCCAGGCTCAGAGGCTCCCATCACCGTCCATCAAATGTTCCTGGAGACAGTCGAGAAGTATGGGGATCATCCAGCTTTGGTTTCCAAAAAAGATGGCCAGTGGATGACTCTAACCTGGAACCAATACTACGAGCAGTGTCGTGCAGCTGCGAAAAGTTTTCTCAag TTGGGGCTGGAGCGTTACCATGGTGTAGGGATTCTGGGATTCAACTCCGCTGAGTGGTTCATCTCAGACATCGGCTGCATCTTGGCCGG AGGGCTGGCAGCCGGGATTTACACCACAAACTCACCAGAGGCCTGTCAGTATGTGGCTGCCAACTGCGAGGCCAATGTCCTGGTTGTGGAGAATCAGAAACAGCTCGACAAAATCCTGCAG GTTAAAGATCATCTACCGCATCTGAGAGCCATTGTTCAGTACAAAGGCGAGCTACAGCAGAAAGCACCGTTCCTGTATACA TGGGAAGAGTTCATGAAGCTGGGAGAAGACGTGCCCGATGAGCAGCTGAATGCTGTGATTGACAGTCTTCGGCCCAATGAGTGCTGCACCCTCATCTACACCTCTGGAACCACTGGCAACCCTAAAGGAGTCATGCTGAGCCATGACAAT ATAACATGGACTGCCCATGTGGGATGTACCATATTAAAAGCAAAAGGCGGTGAGGAGATCCTGGTCAGTTACCTGCCGCTCAGCCATGTCGCAGCCCAGATGGTTGATATTTGGGTCTGCATGGCCTTAGCTGGGACTGTCTACTTTGCAGACCCAGATGCCCTTAAA GGCTCTTTAGTAAACACACTTAAAGAGGTTCGCCCAACTTGTTTCCTGGGAGTTCCTCGTGTGTGGGAGAAGATCGAGGAGAAGATGAAAGCTGCGGGAGCCAAAGCATCCCCAATGAAGAAGAGAGTGGCCGACTTTGCCAAGTCCATCGGCCTGCAGTACAGCTACAGTGTCATGAATGG AAAGAATCAGGTGCCGTGGGGCTTCATGCTGGCTAATAATCTGGTCTTCAAGAAGGTGCGTTCTGCTTTGGGCTTGGACCGCTGCAAGATATGCTGCACTGGAGCTGCACCGATTACCAAAGACACTCTGGATTACTTCATGAGCCTGAACATCCCTGTGAAAGAGCTGTATGGCATGAGTGAAAGCTGTGGCCCTCACACCGTCTCCATCGATGAATACCGCGTCACAAG CTGTGGAAAGGTGATGCTAGGCTGTAAGGTAAAGCTGGTGAATACAGATGCGGATGGGAATGGAGAGATCTGTTTCTGGGGTCGTAATATCTTCATGGGCTACCTGAACATGCCAGACAAAACAGCAGAGGCTTTGGATGAGGATGGCTGGCTGCACACTGGAGACCTGGGAAGATACGATGAACAAGACTTTCTGTATATCACAGGAAGGATCAAGG AGCTCATCATCACTGCGGGTGGCGAGAACATCCCTCCTGTCCCCATTGAAGATGCAGTGAAGTCTGAACTGCCCATCATCAGCAACGCCATGCTAATTGGAGACAAGCTCAAGTTCCTCTCCATGCTACTCACACTTAAA TGTGTCGTGGATGACAACGGCGAGCCCACAGATGAGCTGAATCAAGAGGCTTTGGAATTTTGCCAGCAGCACGGCGTAAAAGCAACCAAGGTGTCAGAGATTACAGCCAATAAGGAGCCAGCTATTTACAGTGCCATTCAGGCTGGCATTGAGCGTGTTAATGCCCGATCAACATCCAATGCCCAGAAGGTCCAGAAGTGGGTTATAGTGGAACAAGACTTTTCCGTCACAGGAGGAGAACTGG GACCCACCATGAAACTGAGGAGGCCCATTGTTGTGAAGATGTACCaggagaaaataaatgaaatgtatgCAGTGGCTGCAGGAAAACAATAG
- the hint2 gene encoding histidine triad nucleotide-binding protein 2, mitochondrial, with translation MYCRQILRTPLFGTRAAKLSRFSHVCRSERPLFTKSDEVRLAEEASKKYGSPASTIFSKVIDKSLPAEIIYEDEKCLAFRDISPQAPVHFLVIPRIPIPRISEAKDDDAELLGHLLVVAKNVAKQESLTEGYRVVINDGKHGAQSVYHLHIHVLGGRQMKWPPG, from the exons ATGTACTGTCGTCAGATTTTGCGGACACCATTGTTCGGGACGAGAGCGGCTAAGCTCAGCCGTTTTTCCCATGTTTGTCGAAGCGAG AGACCCCTGTTCACCAAAAGTGACGAGGTGAGGCTGGCAGAGGAGGCCAGCAAGAAGTACGGCTCCCCAGCTTCAACCATCTTCTCCAAAGTGATCGACAAAAGCCTCCCTGCAGAGATCATTTATGAGGATGAAAAG TGTTTGGCATTCAGGGATATCAGCCCACAGGCGCCTGTTCACTTCCTGGTTATTCCAAGGATTCCTATTCCCAGAATAAGTGAGGCCAAAGATGATGATGCTGAG CTCTTAGGACATTTATTGGTTGTTGCCAAAAATGTGGCAAAGCAAGAATCTCTGACTGAAGGGTACAGAGTGG TGATCAACGACGGGAAGCACGGTGCTCAGTCCGTCTACCACCTTCACATCCACGTCCTGGGAGGAAGACAGATGAAATGGCCACCAGGATAA
- the ppef2a gene encoding serine/threonine-protein phosphatase with EF-hands 2, with amino-acid sequence MGCGVTKSNHLHKHTTSTVTTIRAAILIQRWYRQYVARTEMRRRYTWHIFQSIEYSGEQAQIKLYNFLGYLMDNFTPSSNERNLISHIFRENEVCRDAEWERYFCYKNIEVPEIYSGPHLTFPLTVEEAVGLVEAFRNKKQLHSRYVLQLLLETWKLLRMLPNINRISTCHSKEITICGDLHGQLEDLLLIFYKNGMPSLEKPYVFNGDFVDRGRDSIEILLILFAFLLVYPSDVYLNRGNHEDHIVNLRYGFTKEVLNKYKMHGKRILKLLQKIFSWLPLATVIDQKVLVLHGGISDSTDLGVLARVDRHIYISALRPPKKRHHSLAGISIDSDIDVDTTAISRVFQRRASFTYPKPLGTRDCFQNRSLQDFSDRIRVNMENQLELSRREEPTLNAQINKPEQESLFLSTDSVSSDTTVDEWKQILDLLWSDPMTQDGCIPNEVRGGGCYWGPDVTEDFLNRHNLQLIIRSHECKQEGYEFCHNRKVLTLFSASNYYDVGSNRGAYVKLGPDLVPYLIQYQASSMTRELTVRQSVGRTERSALRVLREQLFAHKSDLLCAFRKFDSENTGLVSLNDWASAVESVMHLDLPWRMLRSQLVTCKKSEGTIDYYEWFNELAIIGSKTDHIDQSLLETLYRHRSTLETIFRIVDTDNSGFISMQDFRQTWKLLSVYLKMEITDEAISDLAVTIDSNHDGSIDIDEFMEAFRLTDKKSRLERGRSMFMGTASDLTKLEGDPNI; translated from the exons ATGGGATGTGGCGTCACAAAGTCCAACCATCTCCACAAACACACCACATCCA CTGTTACAA CCATAAGAGCTGCCATCCTGATTCAGCGATGGTACCGTCAGTACGTCGCCCGCACAGAGATGAGGCGGAGATACACCTGGCACATCTTCCAGTCCATCGAATACTCCGGAGAGCAGGCCCAGATCAAG CTTTATAATTTCCTTGGCTACCTCATGGACAATTTCACACCATCGAGCAATGAAC GAAATTTGATCTCGCACATCTTCAGGGAGAATGAGGTCTGCCGGGACGCAGAGTGGGAGAGGTACTTCTGCTACAAGAACATCGAGGTGCCGGAGATTTACTCGGGACCTCATCTCACCTTTCCTCTGACGGTAGAGGAAGCAGTCGGTCTGGTGGAGGCTTTCAGGAATAAGAAA cagctgcactCACGCTACGTCCTTCAGCTCCTCTTGGAGACGTGGAAACTGCTTCGCATGTTGCCAAATATCAACCGTATCTCCACCTGCCACAGCAAAGAAATCACAATTTGTG GTGATTTGCACGGACAGCTGGAAGACCTGCTGCTGATTTTCTATAAG AACGGCATGCCGTCCTTAGAGAAGCCCTATGTGTTTAATGGAGACTTTGTGGACAGAGGCAGGGACTCTATTGAGATCCTCCTCATCTTGTTTGCATTCCTGCTCGTTTACCCGAGTGATGTCTACCTGAACAGAGGAAACCACGAGGACCACATAGTCAACCTCAG GTACGGCTTCACCAAGGAGGTGTTGAATAAGTACAAG ATGCACGGGAAGAGGatcctgaagctgctgcagaagATTTTCAGCTGGTTGCCATTAGCAACAGTGATCGACCAGAAGGTGCTGGTCCTCCACGGAGGGATCTCTGACTCCACGGACCTCGGCGTCCTCGCCAGAGTTGACAGACACATT tACATCTCGGCTCTGAGACCTCCGAAGAAGAGACACCACAGCTTGGCGGGAATATCCATCGACTCGGACATAGATGTGGACACCACAGCCATCAGCAGGGTCTTCCAGCGTCGGGCCTCTTTCACGTATCCCAAACCCCTGGGAACCCGAGATTGCTTCCAAAATCGCTCGCTGCAGGACTTCTCGGATCGGATCAGAGTGAACATGGAGAACCAGCTGGAGCTCAGCAGGAGGGAAGAGCCAACTCTGAACGCCCAGATCAACAAACCGGAGCAAGAATCTCTGTTTTTGTCCACCGACTCTGTCAGCAGTGACACCACCGTGGATGAGTGGAAACAG ATCCTGGACCTGCTGTGGAGTGACCCAATGACTCAGGATGGATGCATACCCAACGAGGTGAGGGGTGGAGGCTGCTACTGGGGCCCTGATGTCACTGAGGACTTCCTGAACAGACACAATCTGCAGCTCATCATTCGTTCCCATGAGTGCAAACAGGAGGGCTATGAGTTCTGCCACAACCGTAAG GTCCTCACTCTGTTCTCTGCCTCCAATTACTATGATGTGGGGAGCAACAGGGGGGCTTACGTGAAGCTGGGCCCTGACCTTGTGCCTTATTTGATTCAATATCAGGCCAGCAGCATGACGAGAGAGCTCACTGTGAGACAGAG TGTTGGGCGAACCGAGCGCTCAGCTCTCAGAGTCCTGCGGGAGCAGCTGTTTGCGCACAAGTCTGACCTTCTCTGTGCCTTCAGAAAGTTTGACAGCGAGAACACAG GTCTGGTGTCTCTGAACGACTGGGCCTCTGCAGTGGAGAGTGTGATGCATCTGGATCTGCCCTGGAGGATGCTTCGCTCTCAGCTGGTCACCTGCAAGAAAAGCGAAGGCACGATAGACTACTACGAGTGGTTCAACGAGCTTGCCATCATAGGATCCAAAACAGAT CATATTGACCAGAGTCTGCTGGAAACGTTGTATCGCCACCGCTCCACTTTGGAGACAATCTTCAGGATTGTAGACACGGACAACTCAG GGTTCATCAGCATGCAGGACTTCCGTCAGACCTGGAAGCTGCTGAGCGTCTACCTGAAAATGGAGATCACCGACGAGGCCATCTCCGACCTGGCCGTCACAATTGACAGCAACCATGACGGCAGCATCGACATCGACGAGTTCATGGAGGCCTTTCGGCTCACGGACAAGAAGAGCCGGCTGGAACGAGGACGCAGCATGTTCATGGGCACGGCCTCCGACCTCACCAAGCTGGAGGGAGATCCCAACATTTGA